TGAGTCTAGATCTGAGAGTCAACtcattttctttaaatttattattcttcttttaCTACTTCGTAGAATGTATTCTTCGTTTTTCATCGAAGTTGATCCTTTTAAgatacaatttataattttgaatagtatttttatatactcattttattatattatcCTTTTGATAATTTAATGATTGTTCTTACTCCAACTTATTCTTTTCGTCTAATGTTTCAGTGCGATTGTCTTTTGCCGCAATCATTTACAATGCATCGCATCACATCCATGAAATACCTCATCGAGTTGTATTCACTGATTCTGGTTCTAACTACATGGATGTAAGCGTCCAAAAAAAAGACAATAAACTCTATTTTACCGAAGGATGGTTGGATCTACTCACATATTATGACCAACCTAATAGAATATGGGTAAAATTAGTTTTCTTGGGAGGAGCTCAATTTTTTATTGGGAATTGTTTCCACGGAACTTTGTAGGCCAAGTTCAAGTTCCATCATCTCCATGCTCTCTACGTCTGCTCGGATATCTTCGAAGTGGAGCATATAATGAGATTGAATTCCCACAATTTAAGTTCAGTTTTGCTAAATTCGTGTCAAATTCGAATATACAATTTTAACGATTGataatatatgtaaattttttattttaagcttttctttattaaaataattttataacatattgtaatttttttcagaaattaccGTCCTTCTTTTGCATCAATGCAATGCCATTGAGGGGAATAAGGGTCAGTTTAGTTTCTCGGTGTGACAATTCTATACCTTGCCGTATTGCATTGATAGCGGATGATCAAGCTTATTTAACAATAGGATGGTCTGAATTTGCAGGAATTTTAAATGTCCAAACTTATGATGTTTCAGTTGATTGTCGTTACGATAATGACTCTAATCTATACGTGTCTAAGGacaaaaatagattaaatattatttaagtaatttagttttaatattggtatttgtttgaattcattttacataaatttaaatttaaattgttgtctcaatttatatattacaactatttttattggatatgttatttttatatgttttaatgatataagatttcttttttctgatatttaagttttttttccTTGGATATATGTatcacctttttttttctttttttgtattttagATTAGTAATGCAATGCTTAATAAAAGTGTACTTaacacaaaaacaaaaaattaatataattatttgaaggaaaaagaaaatgtatctgaaagaaaataaaacgaaaaattaaaattgctctattaaaaaaattgtatacaATTTGCGTATTGTTACGGACTACCAAAGTCCAGCCCAAGAAGTCGTCGGATCGGGGGCATTACCCCACCCAGGTCCAAAACTCCAGCAAAAAGGCTCCCCAGGTCGGTCACTAACACCCGACCCAGGGCCCGACCGAGTTACCACCCAAAGCACGCTACCGCTCAGGTCGATGCCCTCAGGGTCGGTACCCGACATCTCGACCCGAAGTACGGGACGACCCTCTCACGTGGAAAGCGACAGCTCACAGATCCTCTATCAATGGGCCTGACCATTAATAAAACCACCCAATACAGTATATAAGGGGAGAGGACAGCTTTccccccaaggtacgtcacaTCCTTACCTAATTCTGCCACTCTTCAGTACGGACTCTGACTTGATCatcggagtgtccttgcaggtggccaccccccccccccccgctCCGTTCAGCCTCCGACGATGCCATCGCACGATTTCCCTCGCTCCACGCCAGCTCGGAGTCTTCCCCTCTCTTCTACTCATCGCGTACCGACAACCCGAGAACACCAGGTAAcaaacattggcgccgtctgtggggacccCGGCGCAGACATAGAGCGACCCATCACTTCGGAGGAGCTACGCGAAGGGGGTGGGGCCCGTTTGAGTAGGGCGAGTTCGACGGCCCGAGCTGCCAAACACCCGAGACCCTCCGTTCAACCCAACCAACAAATGTACACCAAGACCCCCGAAAGGCGCCCCTTCGGGGAGACGGGAGCCGATAGTGCCAAGATCATGCAAGAGCTCAGGCATAGGGTACAAAATCTCGAGCGGGAGTTGGCGGCAAGGGGCGAATCCCATGAAAATGTTGGCCACTCGCACGGTGGAGCTAGCCGATCCCACCCCGCACCCGCTCCCCCTCCCGAGCACACGACAGCCAAGGTAGAAGCCTAACAAGCACGAAGAGGCGCACATGCAAGCAACTTCCAGACCCACTCGAAGCAAGTCAGAAAGCCGCTGGGGGTCTCAGAAGGAGGAGGCCAGGCGACAACAAGATCCTATTATCATGGGACCAACTCCTTTCCACCCCTCAATCCTCAAGGTCCGGCTCCCGAGAAACTTCGACAAGCcgacggacatgaggtacgatgGGACCAAGGACCCCCAGGAGCATGTCACAGCCTTTGAAGCAAGGATGAACTTGGAAGGGGTAGGCGACGCGGTTAGATGCCGAGCATTCCCCGTAACATTGGCTGGACCAGCAATCAGATGGTTCAACGCCCTCCCGCAGGAGTCCataacaacttttacagacatatCTCGAAGCTTTCTGGCTCGGTTCACGACACGCATAGCCAAGGCAAAACACCCAATCAACTTACTGGGGGTCACCCAAAAACCCGGGGAGCCAACTAGGAAGTTCCTAGATAGGTTCAACGGCGAGTGTTTGGAGATCGACGGCCTCACGAACTCAGTTGCTAGTCTATGCCTAACAAACGACCTACTAAACGAAGACTTTAGGAAGCACCTCACAACCAAGCCCGTGTGGACCATGCAGGAAATTCAAAGCATGGCCAAGGAATACATCAACGATGAAGAAGTCAGTCAGGTTGTAGCAGCCAACAAACGTCAGCTCCCTAGCTCGACAGCCTGACAAGCTCCCCAAGTCGACAGGTACAAAGAAGCTCCCAGGGACGGCACCCTAAACAAACCACCCAAGCACCCACGGGTAGGAAGGTTCATGAACTACACGCCACTTACGACGCCCATAGTAGAAGTTTACCAATAAATTGCAGACAAGAGAATCCTGTCAAGACCTAGACCACTGAAAGAGAGAACGGGGGGCAACAAGAGCCTTTACTGCGATTATCATAAGGGGTTTGGGCACAAGACCCAAGACTGCTTCGACCTCAAGGATGCCTTGGAACAAGCCatcagagaaggaaagctgagCGAATTCTCCCGGCTCATTAGAGAACCGAGGAGACGGGAAAGGGAACACTCCGAGGAAGATTGGAGCAGGACTGTCAAACCAAGACAAGAACCCACAGGGGATGCCAATAACCCCCCAACTTTCGTGGTCAACATCGTGGTCGGGCGCGACAACCCCTCTAAATCCAAGTCGACAGCCAAAAAGGACATCCGAGTACTCTCCATCTCGGCAGATACCCCCACCCCCAGCAAAAGGCATCCCACAATATCCTTTGGCTCAGAAGATAAATGGTTCAATGACCTCCCCGAAAACCCCCTATGGTAGTTACAGCAATGGTCGGGACAGGACTGGTTAGGCGCATACTCGTCGACACAGGAGCCGACTCTAATATCTTATTCAGAAACGTGTTCGATGCCATGGGACTCAAAGAATCCGACCTCAAAAATCACCAACATGGAGTCGTGGGACTATGTGATAACTACATCAAAACCGACGGAACGATCTCTCTCCCAATCAGCCTAGGAACCAGTGATGCCAGGAAATCGGTTATGGCAGACTTTGTGGTCCTCAGAGATTCCACTGCTTATAACATCATCCAAGGAAGGAAACTATCAATGAATTCTCAGCTGTAATATGCACCAAGTTCCTAACAATGAAGTTCATAACAGACAAGGGAACAGTTGGTTCCATAAGGGGAGACCTAGAGACGGCAGTCACCTGCGACAGCGCTAGTCTCTCCTTAAGAAAAGAATCCAAGAAGGTGGTCGTCGTATTCCTAGCAGATCTGGACGTCAGGATGGAGGACAAGCCAAGACCTAAACTAGAAGGGGACATGCAAAAAATCCAAATAGAGAAATTGGCAAATCAATTTACTTTCATAAATAGGAACCTACCCCATGAACTTAAGGGCTCCCTTATAGAGACTGTAAGGGCAAATGgcgacctctttgcatggacCCCATCAGACATGCCGAGACTAGATCCCGAGGTCATGTCCCAACGACTAGCCATAAAATTCGATGCCAAACCAGTAGCCCAACGGCGAAGGAAGATGTCGCAAGAAAGGGCTGAAGAAGTTGCCAAGCAGACAGCAGGATTCATCAAGGAACTCGAGTACTCAACATGGCTGTCCAATGTCGTCCTAGTCAAAAAAGCCAACGgaaagtggagaatgtgcatcGATTACTCTGACCTAAACAAAACATGCCCAAAAAACTCTTTTTCCCTCCCTAACATTGACACTTTGGTCGACTCGGCGGCAGGATATCGTTTCCTTACTTCATGGATGCCTATTCTGgctataaccaaatcccgatgctCCAACCTGACGAGGACAAAATGGCATTCATAACACTAGGGGGCACCTTTTGCTACAAAGTGATGCTTTTTGGACTGAAGAACGCATAGGCTACCTACCAAAGACTAATGAGCCGAGTTTTCTATGATCTCATCAGCAAATCGATAGTGGTTTATGTCGACGACATCCTGGTAAAAACATCAGAGTCGAACAATCTAATAGCCGACCTCCAGGCTGTCTTTGAAGCGCTAAGGAAAT
The genomic region above belongs to Arachis stenosperma cultivar V10309 chromosome 5, arast.V10309.gnm1.PFL2, whole genome shotgun sequence and contains:
- the LOC130980475 gene encoding uncharacterized protein LOC130980475, whose product is MQATSRPTRSKSESRWGSQKEEARRQQDPIIMGPTPFHPSILKVRLPRNFDKPTDMRYDGTKDPQEHVTAFEARMNLEGVGDAVRCRAFPVTLAGPAIRWFNALPQESITTFTDISRSFLARFTTRIAKAKHPINLLGVTQKPGEPTRKFLDRFNGECLEIDGLTNSVASLCLTNDLLNEDFRKHLTTKPVWTMQEIQSMAKEYINDEEVSQVVAANKRQLPSSTA